The Streptomonospora litoralis genome window below encodes:
- a CDS encoding endonuclease domain-containing protein has product MAAQLSLGPVAFAGAETAARLWSMQGLPRWDGREIHMVIPALGAQRHVPGIVLHSWDTDPEDVTFPPTDLQHPFPDERGRLWAVADFWWADRLLIGEADGVGPHRQPDVLAGDRRRQNALQTLYPGTRIVRFTWADLDRPGCIRSTVARAGYP; this is encoded by the coding sequence ATGGCCGCCCAGCTGTCACTCGGTCCGGTGGCGTTCGCGGGAGCCGAAACCGCCGCACGGTTGTGGAGCATGCAAGGTTTGCCGCGCTGGGACGGCCGCGAGATCCACATGGTCATACCGGCATTGGGCGCCCAGCGACATGTCCCCGGCATCGTCTTGCACAGCTGGGACACCGACCCTGAAGACGTCACCTTTCCGCCGACCGACCTGCAGCATCCCTTCCCCGATGAACGCGGACGGCTTTGGGCGGTCGCGGATTTCTGGTGGGCCGACCGGCTCCTCATCGGTGAGGCCGACGGGGTCGGGCCACACCGCCAGCCCGACGTTCTCGCCGGCGACCGCCGGAGGCAGAACGCGCTGCAGACGCTGTATCCCGGCACTCGCATCGTCCGCTTCACTTGGGCTGACCTCGATCGCCCCGGCTGCATTCGCTCCACAGTGGCCCGCGCCGGCTATCCATGA